In Lycorma delicatula isolate Av1 chromosome 10, ASM4794821v1, whole genome shotgun sequence, a genomic segment contains:
- the LOC142330962 gene encoding uncharacterized protein LOC142330962: MGGKIETNCPSFADELALVANVIDETKSRILESEILLNDDVSLQVNLNMKSNELQIKDFHTVKTKDGMVFYPCRVIIDKLTITASTKNCKRCVNNSVYDGIIKQKSSECNCANGDVRTENLVKDISSENELPQQKGKKLVCEYCNERFRCKCYLKRDINFHAKEKENNSYSCQKSLILENKLKTQLITHKEEKYYVCNFCQKSFNRKGSLKLHLNIHTKEKNYICNFCQKSFNRKCNLKLHLNIHTKEKNYICNFCQMSFNQKTGFKNKGVFFSLQPQ, translated from the exons ATGGgtggaaaaattgaaacaaactgTCCTAGTTTTGCTGACGAGTTGGCACTTGTAGCAAATGTCATTGATGAAACTAAATCACGGATATTA gaatctgagatcttattGAATGATGATGTTTCATTACAggttaatcttaatatgaaaagcaatgaacttcaaataaaagattttcacacaGTGAAGACAAAAGATGGGATGGTATTTTATCCATGTCGT gttattattgataaattaaccatcACTGCAAGTACTAAGAATTGTAAGAGATGTGTAAATAATTCGGTatatgatggaattataaaacaaaaatccagtGAATGTAATTGTGCGAATGGCGATGTAAGAACAGAAAATTTAGTCAAGGATATAAGTAGTGAAAATGAGTTACCTCAgcagaaaggaaagaaattggtttgtgaatattgcaatgaaagattcagatgtaaatgttatttaaagaggGACATTAACTTTCAtgctaaagagaaagaaaataattcttactcttgtcaaaagtctcttattcttgaaaataagttaaaaacacaacttattacgcacaaagaagagaaatattatgtttgtaacttttgtcaaaagtcatttaatcgcaaaggcagtttaaaattacatcttaatattcatacaaaggagaagaattatatttgtaacttttgtcaaaagtcatttaatcgcaaatgcaatttaaaattacatcttaatattcatacaaaggagaagaattatatttgtaacttttgtcaaatgtcatttaatcagaaaa ctggttttaaaaataaaggagtCTTCTTCAGCCTTCAgccacaataa